A single window of Deinococcus planocerae DNA harbors:
- a CDS encoding barstar family protein: MINVFNAPPEGIQPAPHDPRMIAAGYRVAVREVDLSGVRDKDSLMLALLRGLALSESFGRNWDALYDVLTDPEARPTRFALVLCDYAHFRKRHKNLGAELEAVLLDAQRDAARQGRNLWLLAEEPAHDTRHW; this comes from the coding sequence GTGATCAACGTGTTCAACGCCCCCCCCGAAGGGATTCAGCCCGCCCCCCACGACCCGCGCATGATCGCCGCCGGGTATCGGGTGGCCGTGCGCGAGGTGGACCTCTCGGGGGTCCGTGACAAGGACAGCCTGATGCTCGCCCTGCTGCGCGGCCTGGCGCTCAGCGAGAGCTTCGGGCGCAACTGGGACGCCCTCTACGACGTGCTCACCGACCCGGAAGCCCGCCCCACCCGTTTCGCCCTCGTGCTGTGCGACTACGCCCACTTCCGCAAGCGGCACAAAAACCTCGGCGCCGAGCTGGAGGCCGTGCTCCTCGACGCCCAGCGCGACGCCGCCCGGCAGGGCCGCAACCTGTGGCTCCTGGCGGAAGAACCCGCCCACGACACGCGGCACTGGTAG
- a CDS encoding ribonuclease domain-containing protein, translating to MSLPAPLRFLRPVVLGALLLGCSPPGSGQDSGAQLQTARTTTQPPRDPQSGLPFVAAQGLPREARRTLTLIRAGGPFPHAKDGSTFGNREGLLPRRNRGYYREYTVPTPGENDRGARRIVCGGQTRSVGECYYTGDHYSSFRRILP from the coding sequence ATGAGCTTACCCGCTCCGTTGCGTTTCCTGCGGCCCGTCGTCCTCGGTGCGCTGCTGCTCGGCTGTTCGCCGCCGGGGTCGGGGCAGGACTCAGGGGCGCAGCTTCAGACGGCCCGGACCACAACCCAGCCTCCCCGTGACCCGCAGAGCGGCTTGCCCTTTGTCGCCGCGCAGGGGCTCCCGCGCGAGGCCCGCCGCACCCTGACCCTGATCCGGGCGGGCGGTCCCTTTCCCCACGCCAAGGACGGCAGCACCTTCGGCAACCGCGAGGGCCTGCTGCCGCGGCGCAACCGGGGCTACTACCGCGAGTACACCGTGCCCACCCCCGGCGAGAACGACCGGGGCGCGCGGCGGATCGTCTGCGGCGGGCAGACGCGCAGCGTGGGCGAGTGTTACTACACGGGCGACCACTACTCGTCGTTCAGGAGAATCCTGCCGTGA
- a CDS encoding heme-dependent oxidative N-demethylase subunit alpha family protein produces the protein MFDSPPTLYRPFLTGRYTVSAGLYRLGEQGVPWVGPEAGAVVEAHTFALDREYPHFVESKAAAHRRALHEYTGEAALTPELREAALSFVARTLAEGSGGVLTWDGRTFTNHALGWVADLDPRWGAVENLRHFDAPLAPLIADLTPVNALDFLGLNAPEDLALVARRPEGGDWVVALHVLSPQHWDPREKLGRDFVAVHEPVAGSGPMNATAPRLVDAVVNRGPFVRFAWGVAMSDRLDHHPAAPRSADRAPQTRFDPDRAFLRVERQTLTGFPEAQGALFTIRPYVYPLREAVADPAHARALAAALRTMTPEQVAYKGLVPLLPGLLAWLDEVT, from the coding sequence GTGTTCGACTCGCCCCCGACCCTCTACCGCCCCTTCCTGACCGGGCGCTACACCGTCTCGGCGGGGCTGTACCGGCTGGGAGAGCAGGGGGTCCCGTGGGTGGGACCGGAGGCGGGCGCGGTCGTGGAGGCGCACACCTTCGCCCTCGACCGCGAGTACCCGCACTTCGTGGAGAGTAAAGCCGCCGCCCACCGTCGCGCGCTTCACGAGTACACGGGGGAGGCGGCCCTGACGCCCGAGCTGCGAGAAGCAGCCCTGTCCTTCGTCGCCCGGACGCTCGCCGAGGGGAGCGGCGGCGTGCTGACCTGGGACGGGCGGACATTCACCAACCACGCGCTCGGCTGGGTGGCGGACCTCGACCCGCGCTGGGGTGCGGTGGAGAACCTGCGGCACTTCGACGCGCCCCTCGCCCCCCTGATCGCCGACCTGACGCCGGTGAACGCGCTCGACTTCCTGGGGCTGAACGCTCCCGAAGACCTCGCCCTCGTCGCCCGCCGTCCGGAAGGTGGGGACTGGGTGGTGGCCCTGCACGTCCTCTCGCCGCAGCACTGGGACCCGCGAGAGAAGCTGGGGCGGGACTTCGTGGCCGTGCACGAGCCCGTCGCCGGAAGCGGGCCGATGAACGCGACCGCGCCCCGGCTGGTGGACGCGGTGGTCAACCGGGGTCCCTTCGTCCGCTTCGCCTGGGGGGTCGCCATGAGTGACCGCCTCGACCACCACCCCGCCGCGCCGCGGAGTGCCGACCGCGCCCCCCAGACCCGCTTCGATCCGGACCGGGCCTTCCTGCGGGTGGAGCGGCAGACGCTGACGGGGTTTCCGGAAGCTCAGGGCGCCCTCTTCACCATCCGGCCCTACGTCTACCCGCTGCGGGAGGCGGTGGCCGACCCCGCGCACGCCCGCGCCCTCGCCGCCGCGCTGCGGACCATGACACCCGAGCAGGTGGCGTACAAGGGGCTCGTCCCGCTGCTGCCGGGGCTGCTCGCCTGGCTGGATGAGGTGACCTGA
- a CDS encoding undecaprenyl-diphosphate phosphatase, translated as MDWFYAIVYGIVEGITEFLPISSTGHLIVVGNLMGVPWPKEVKDTFEVVIQGGAILAVLAYYWRDFLQQGRDIGHDRPTQRLWLGVAAACIPAVVLGLLFGDAIKAALFRPSVVAWALIVGGVLMWLIESRRVTPNVHGIKEIGVRRSFLIGAVQCLALLWPGFSRSASSILGGMLMGLDRPTATQFSFYLGVPTLGGAALLDFIRSRDILAQIGLLNVLLGAVTSFVVAYLAIGWLLRFVSTNNFKGFAVYRVVVGILILILIATGTMSNGSLA; from the coding sequence ATGGATTGGTTTTACGCCATCGTTTACGGGATCGTGGAGGGCATCACCGAGTTTTTGCCGATCAGCTCGACCGGGCACCTGATCGTCGTCGGGAACCTGATGGGCGTGCCCTGGCCCAAGGAGGTCAAGGACACCTTCGAGGTGGTGATCCAGGGGGGCGCGATCCTGGCGGTCCTGGCGTACTACTGGCGCGACTTCTTGCAACAGGGACGCGACATCGGGCACGACCGGCCCACCCAGCGGCTGTGGCTGGGCGTGGCCGCCGCCTGCATCCCCGCCGTGGTCCTCGGCCTGCTCTTCGGGGACGCGATCAAGGCGGCCCTCTTCCGCCCGAGCGTGGTGGCCTGGGCATTGATCGTGGGCGGCGTCCTGATGTGGTTGATCGAGAGCCGCCGCGTGACGCCGAACGTCCACGGCATCAAGGAGATCGGCGTGCGGCGCTCTTTCCTGATCGGGGCGGTGCAGTGTCTCGCCCTGTTGTGGCCGGGCTTCTCGCGCTCGGCGAGTTCGATCCTGGGCGGCATGCTGATGGGCCTCGACCGCCCGACGGCGACCCAGTTCTCCTTTTACCTGGGGGTGCCCACCCTGGGCGGCGCGGCCCTGCTCGACTTCATCCGCAGCCGCGACATCCTCGCGCAGATCGGCCTCCTCAACGTGCTGCTGGGGGCCGTCACGAGCTTCGTGGTCGCGTACCTCGCCATCGGCTGGCTGCTGCGTTTCGTGTCCACGAACAACTTCAAGGGCTTCGCCGTGTACCGCGTGGTGGTCGGCATCCTGATCCTGATCCTGATCGCCACCGGGACGATGAGCAACGGCAGCCTGGCGTAG
- a CDS encoding aminoglycoside phosphotransferase family protein, which produces MPFDAYLRRWNLAPDGEPLHTNSSDLLPVRFAGEPAMLKVARIDEERVGNGLMVWWNGQGAARVLRHDEEAVLLERVEGDLSLADMVQAGQDDEASRILCGAVAVLHESRAQSWPDLPPLERWFRSLEEMAPQVGGVLSLALETAQHLFRDPRDVRPLHGDLHHGNVLHSRERGWLAIDPKGLIGERGFDYANLFCNPDLNFAATPGRLARQAFIVSESAGLDRRRLLQWIFAYAGLSAAWHLEDEEPNLADHTVEIARIAAAELGF; this is translated from the coding sequence GTGCCCTTCGACGCCTACCTGCGCCGCTGGAATCTCGCTCCCGACGGCGAGCCCCTCCACACGAACAGCAGCGACCTGTTGCCCGTGCGGTTCGCGGGAGAGCCAGCGATGCTCAAGGTCGCCCGCATCGACGAGGAACGGGTCGGCAACGGGTTGATGGTCTGGTGGAACGGGCAGGGAGCGGCCCGCGTCCTGCGGCACGACGAGGAAGCGGTCCTCTTGGAGCGGGTGGAGGGCGACCTCTCCCTCGCGGACATGGTTCAGGCCGGGCAGGACGACGAGGCGAGCCGGATTCTGTGCGGGGCGGTGGCCGTGCTGCACGAGTCGCGCGCCCAGTCCTGGCCGGACCTGCCGCCCCTGGAGCGGTGGTTTCGTTCGCTGGAGGAGATGGCACCTCAGGTGGGCGGGGTGCTGTCGCTGGCCCTGGAGACGGCACAGCACCTCTTCCGCGACCCCCGCGACGTGCGGCCCCTGCACGGCGACCTCCACCACGGCAACGTCCTCCACAGCCGCGAGCGGGGCTGGCTGGCGATTGACCCCAAGGGACTCATCGGCGAGCGCGGTTTCGACTACGCCAACCTTTTTTGCAACCCGGACTTGAACTTTGCCGCGACCCCAGGACGCCTCGCCCGCCAGGCCTTCATCGTCTCGGAGTCGGCAGGACTCGACCGGCGGCGCCTCCTCCAGTGGATTTTCGCCTACGCCGGGCTGTCGGCAGCCTGGCACCTGGAGGACGAGGAACCCAATCTCGCCGATCACACGGTCGAAATTGCCCGCATCGCCGCCGCCGAACTCGGCTTCTGA